Proteins encoded within one genomic window of Dyadobacter chenhuakuii:
- a CDS encoding alanine/glycine:cation symporter family protein, giving the protein MEQIVNSINSVIWSNALIALCLGTGIYFSVVTRFLQVRFLKDMVTLLFGNKASEKGVSSFQAFAIAISGRVGTGNIAGVATAIAMGGPGAVFWMWAIAFLGAASAYVEATLGQIYKQVKDGQYRGGPAFYIEKGLGVKWYATLFAIATIASTALFLPGVQSNSIATSAKTAFDIPVEMTGAAITILLGLIIFGGVKRIGKVAELVVPFMAGAYILMALIIIAINITQVPAVFSLIIRSAFDMEPAFAGIFGMAVSWGVKRGIYSNEAGQGTAPHAAAAAEASHPVKQGLVQAFSVYVDTLFVCTATALMILFTGKFNVVNPNGGFMVENVKGMAIGSEFTQQAINAHFPALGSGFVSIALLFFAFTTIMAYYYIAETNLSYLMKDGDSKVMLWVLRGLIMAATFYGSVKTAELAWTIGDIGVGMMAWLNIIAILLLRKPALDALKDYQQQKKQGKDPVYKASDWGVKNAEEWH; this is encoded by the coding sequence ATGGAGCAAATCGTCAATTCTATTAACAGTGTCATTTGGAGCAATGCGCTCATTGCACTCTGCCTGGGAACAGGGATTTATTTTTCAGTTGTAACACGCTTCCTGCAAGTGCGGTTTTTGAAAGATATGGTCACCCTGCTTTTTGGCAATAAGGCATCCGAAAAAGGAGTCTCATCATTTCAGGCTTTTGCCATTGCAATTTCAGGAAGGGTAGGGACCGGCAACATTGCAGGTGTCGCAACGGCTATTGCAATGGGAGGGCCCGGGGCAGTTTTCTGGATGTGGGCCATTGCATTTCTGGGCGCGGCATCTGCTTATGTCGAAGCCACACTCGGACAAATTTACAAGCAGGTCAAAGACGGACAATATCGCGGTGGTCCGGCATTCTACATTGAAAAAGGATTAGGTGTGAAGTGGTATGCAACATTATTTGCGATCGCCACCATTGCCAGCACCGCACTGTTTTTACCCGGCGTGCAGAGCAACAGCATTGCCACAAGCGCTAAAACTGCTTTTGACATTCCGGTTGAAATGACGGGAGCTGCCATCACAATACTGCTCGGGCTGATCATTTTTGGCGGGGTGAAGCGGATTGGCAAGGTGGCAGAACTGGTTGTCCCGTTTATGGCGGGTGCGTACATTCTCATGGCGCTGATCATTATTGCCATTAATATCACGCAAGTTCCGGCCGTTTTCAGCCTGATCATCCGTTCGGCATTTGACATGGAACCTGCATTTGCAGGTATTTTTGGTATGGCGGTTTCCTGGGGCGTTAAGCGCGGCATTTATTCCAATGAGGCCGGCCAGGGCACAGCGCCCCACGCGGCTGCCGCAGCAGAAGCGAGCCATCCTGTGAAACAGGGCTTGGTTCAGGCGTTTTCTGTTTATGTCGACACTTTGTTTGTGTGTACGGCCACTGCGCTGATGATCCTTTTTACAGGCAAGTTCAATGTGGTAAATCCCAATGGCGGTTTTATGGTCGAGAATGTAAAAGGCATGGCAATCGGATCTGAATTTACGCAGCAGGCGATCAATGCGCACTTTCCTGCTTTGGGAAGTGGATTTGTCTCCATAGCACTGCTTTTCTTTGCATTTACGACGATTATGGCTTACTACTACATTGCTGAAACCAATCTGAGCTATTTAATGAAAGATGGTGACAGCAAAGTCATGCTGTGGGTGCTGCGCGGCCTGATCATGGCGGCCACATTTTACGGATCAGTAAAAACAGCCGAACTCGCCTGGACAATCGGGGACATTGGTGTTGGAATGATGGCCTGGCTGAACATTATCGCCATTTTGCTTTTGAGAAAACCCGCGCTGGACGCATTGAAAGATTATCAGCAGCAGAAAAAACAAGGCAAAGATCCTGTTTATAAAGCATCTGACTGGGGAGTCAAAAATGCAGAAGAGTGGCACTAA
- a CDS encoding alpha,alpha-trehalase yields MCENGPFAVRLRISDTNLTAGGGEYANQEGFGWTNAVYLRLVESKNQIRYFFENAVC; encoded by the coding sequence TTGTGCGAAAACGGACCATTTGCTGTTCGCTTGCGCATCTCCGATACAAATCTTACTGCCGGTGGCGGTGAATACGCCAACCAGGAAGGATTCGGCTGGACGAATGCAGTTTATTTAAGACTGGTCGAAAGCAAGAACCAGATACGGTATTTCTTCGAAAATGCCGTGTGTTAA
- a CDS encoding alpha/beta hydrolase → MKKFCVLIGLLCLSSLTKGQSGQQAIVLGHVDTVYSEVLRENRPILIYSPSYDTAYFSKPAYPVLYVLDGEGYFASLVTMIQQLSAHNGNTVFPQMIIVGIPNLRGTRNRDLTPSPSSMDPKSGGGEAFTAFLEKELIPYVDNHYATARYRTLIGHSLGGLLVINTLLKHPSLFNAYVALDPSMSYDEGNLLKQSKELLQQQSWKQQSLFLGVANTMKPGMDTAQVRSDTTSITYHIR, encoded by the coding sequence ATGAAAAAATTTTGTGTTTTAATAGGGTTACTGTGCCTTTCCAGTTTGACGAAAGGACAATCCGGCCAGCAAGCGATCGTACTGGGACATGTTGATACGGTGTATTCTGAGGTACTAAGGGAAAATAGGCCAATTTTAATTTATTCTCCAAGTTATGATACTGCTTACTTCAGTAAACCGGCATATCCGGTACTATATGTTCTGGATGGAGAAGGATATTTTGCTTCGCTGGTAACCATGATACAGCAGCTTAGCGCTCATAATGGCAATACAGTATTTCCTCAAATGATCATAGTAGGTATTCCTAATCTGCGGGGGACAAGAAACCGGGACCTTACCCCCTCCCCCAGTTCAATGGATCCAAAATCTGGTGGTGGCGAAGCCTTTACTGCCTTTTTGGAAAAAGAACTAATTCCTTACGTAGATAATCACTACGCCACAGCTCGATACCGTACTTTAATCGGGCATTCGTTGGGCGGTCTTTTGGTAATAAATACATTATTGAAGCATCCTTCACTTTTTAACGCCTATGTAGCTTTGGATCCAAGTATGTCTTATGATGAGGGTAACCTGCTCAAACAAAGCAAGGAGTTGCTACAACAACAGAGCTGGAAGCAACAGAGCCTATTTTTAGGCGTTGCTAATACCATGAAGCCTGGCATGGATACCGCGCAGGTCAGATCAGATACTACTTCAATTACTTACCACATCAGGTAA
- a CDS encoding tetratricopeptide repeat protein — MKLKDHLTQATVKGLHWDHKYYSEDDHASVPLIAEYDALRFIFRTNRFPSNQPQNQFFDKKYSVEQLKKAMDAHYRLLSKERGYEVRPPEPLMNQLGYSFLQQKDFERAFFFFETNVNYYPNSFNVYDGLGDYYLAVDKKTIAVDCFKQALRLKNTLEIRDKLHKLSSK; from the coding sequence TTGAAGCTGAAAGATCACTTGACACAAGCCACTGTCAAAGGATTGCATTGGGACCACAAATATTATTCTGAGGACGACCATGCATCAGTACCACTAATAGCAGAATATGATGCGTTACGCTTTATTTTTCGCACCAACCGTTTTCCTAGCAATCAACCCCAAAATCAATTTTTTGATAAAAAATATTCTGTTGAGCAATTGAAAAAAGCCATGGACGCGCATTACCGTCTTCTTTCAAAGGAACGCGGATATGAGGTAAGGCCGCCGGAACCCTTAATGAACCAGTTGGGGTATTCCTTTTTGCAGCAAAAAGATTTTGAAAGAGCCTTCTTTTTCTTTGAAACGAACGTGAATTACTACCCAAACAGCTTTAATGTCTATGACGGCCTGGGCGATTACTATTTAGCTGTTGATAAAAAAACAATAGCAGTTGACTGTTTCAAACAGGCACTGAGATTGAAAAACACTTTGGAGATAAGAGACAAACTTCATAAACTAAGTTCAAAATAA
- a CDS encoding outer membrane beta-barrel family protein, producing MKSIVLLVISILLSLPVSAQIRSISAKITDAAGVSVDGNLLLTDTTGKVIQNSPFNESVAISGLNNVHLRLTLSSLISKDTTINIVFAQTADVDLGTIVMQESATDLEQVTITASAPLMHYGENGNMEVNVAGTVLASSSSVTEILSRTPGLTVNEGVISLQGKGEAIIYLNGTLIPAERLAGISTSQIVRIEVIANPSARYDAGGRAVINIITKAPDGNGLSGRLSQHLTASDFAGSNANSFADLAFAKNKFSLSANVALLKGSGRELLYTVRNRPDSSEYLNSALTTDWKRDFNVYATYGMGVSYRFSPASLLSISYNGNRDQLGGAVESRNRITSLTTDNNYGSSIVRDELRQNNTILADFTKTIDTLGSQVFLSAQYSTFRTGNEDVISEFGGSAPRYLRNTFSQDLNIAAVQADVSKYFKKDMKVESGLRFSHVGNNSDTRFLVGNNSDGPYLPDSKLSSLFDYKETIGAAYASFSGNVGKLSANVGVRAEWTTYKLSTTAGDGQDFGKDYLNIFPNLQLAYPFENGSKLRASYNARITRPRYQALNPFVIYQDAFTTIEGNPNLVPEKAHAFEIGLNLEKTEFKIGYTYTIDPLSGAALRGNTPESYVLKSINRSSDRTFLASLTRPFSIGKWWQSINTVSVTYGRSFDDQYDYATGKVTPQAYFYTSNTFSLTHGIKMQLLAWHLGERYYGIRRDARRSLVTAGIEKSFVSNKLKLNLSANDIFNRSIAEGDYNVGKTQVYYNRRFGNNYFKLTATYRFGGTAPAAQPQRQAQPENSRAN from the coding sequence ATGAAATCTATCGTTCTTCTAGTCATTTCAATTTTATTAAGCCTGCCCGTTTCAGCACAAATCCGAAGCATTTCGGCAAAGATTACCGACGCAGCGGGTGTTTCCGTTGACGGCAATTTGTTGCTGACCGACACCACCGGAAAGGTGATTCAAAACAGTCCTTTTAACGAAAGTGTTGCAATTTCTGGCCTGAACAATGTGCATCTCAGGCTGACGCTGAGCTCGCTTATTTCCAAAGACACTACAATTAACATTGTCTTTGCACAAACAGCTGATGTAGACCTTGGCACAATTGTCATGCAGGAAAGTGCGACCGACCTGGAGCAAGTGACGATTACTGCTTCGGCTCCGTTAATGCATTATGGCGAAAATGGCAACATGGAAGTCAATGTGGCTGGAACCGTGCTGGCCAGCAGCAGCTCTGTCACCGAAATACTTTCACGAACACCAGGGCTTACGGTTAATGAGGGCGTGATTTCTCTTCAGGGAAAGGGTGAGGCGATCATTTATCTGAACGGGACTTTAATTCCCGCCGAGCGCCTGGCGGGTATTTCAACTTCACAAATTGTCCGTATTGAGGTTATTGCAAATCCTTCTGCACGTTATGATGCAGGCGGGCGGGCCGTGATCAACATTATTACCAAAGCTCCGGATGGGAACGGATTGAGCGGCAGGCTTAGCCAGCACCTGACCGCATCGGATTTTGCCGGCAGCAATGCCAACAGCTTTGCCGATCTGGCTTTTGCAAAGAACAAATTCTCACTTTCCGCCAATGTTGCCTTACTTAAAGGCAGTGGAAGGGAACTGCTTTACACTGTCAGAAATCGTCCGGATTCCTCCGAATATCTTAATTCTGCTCTCACAACAGATTGGAAACGGGATTTCAATGTTTATGCGACCTATGGCATGGGTGTCAGTTACCGCTTTTCACCTGCTTCTTTATTATCCATTTCCTATAACGGAAACAGGGATCAACTGGGCGGAGCCGTTGAGAGCCGCAACCGGATCACCTCGCTTACGACTGACAATAATTATGGCAGCAGCATTGTAAGAGACGAACTCCGGCAAAACAATACGATCCTGGCCGACTTTACCAAAACCATCGATACACTGGGTTCGCAAGTGTTCCTGAGCGCCCAGTACTCGACTTTCAGGACGGGCAATGAAGATGTGATTTCAGAGTTTGGCGGGTCTGCTCCTCGTTACCTGCGGAATACTTTTTCACAAGATCTGAACATTGCTGCTGTTCAAGCCGATGTTTCAAAATATTTTAAAAAAGACATGAAAGTGGAGTCCGGTCTCAGATTCAGCCATGTGGGAAACAATTCCGACACCCGTTTTTTGGTTGGAAACAATTCCGACGGACCTTATTTGCCGGATTCAAAGTTGTCAAGTCTGTTTGATTATAAAGAGACGATCGGAGCGGCTTACGCCAGTTTTTCGGGGAATGTCGGGAAGCTGAGTGCCAATGTCGGTGTGCGGGCGGAGTGGACGACTTATAAGTTGAGCACGACCGCAGGTGATGGGCAGGATTTTGGAAAAGACTATCTGAACATTTTTCCCAATCTGCAACTGGCATATCCGTTCGAAAATGGCAGTAAGCTCAGAGCCTCCTACAACGCCAGGATCACCCGTCCGAGATATCAGGCCTTGAACCCATTTGTCATTTACCAGGACGCTTTCACCACCATTGAAGGGAATCCCAATCTTGTTCCGGAAAAAGCACATGCATTTGAAATCGGTTTGAATCTGGAAAAAACGGAATTTAAGATTGGTTACACGTACACCATTGACCCGCTTTCAGGGGCGGCTTTGCGGGGAAACACTCCCGAGAGTTATGTGCTCAAATCGATCAACAGAAGCAGTGACCGCACGTTTCTTGCATCATTAACGAGACCTTTCTCGATCGGTAAATGGTGGCAATCGATCAACACCGTCAGTGTTACATACGGACGGTCCTTTGACGACCAATATGATTATGCGACCGGAAAAGTAACGCCTCAGGCTTACTTTTATACAAGCAACACATTCAGTTTAACACACGGCATTAAAATGCAGTTGCTCGCCTGGCACCTTGGCGAACGTTACTATGGCATCCGCCGTGATGCCCGGCGATCGCTCGTTACGGCTGGAATCGAGAAATCATTTGTCAGTAATAAACTGAAACTAAACCTGAGTGCAAACGATATTTTTAACCGGTCGATAGCAGAAGGTGATTACAATGTTGGAAAAACGCAGGTCTATTATAACAGACGGTTTGGCAATAACTACTTTAAGCTGACTGCAACGTACAGATTTGGCGGCACAGCGCCAGCTGCACAACCGCAAAGACAAGCGCAACCGGAGAACAGCAGGGCCAATTAG
- a CDS encoding helix-turn-helix domain-containing protein — translation MNPGQQILFFFSALGAFNGLIISCYLLIFKKPKAPASYFLGLLLLALTMRITKAVFNYFYPDLPRIYLQIGLSGCFLIGPSLFYFTRAALENTVKTPVRWKYIYCAWLVGITILGILIPYQSHPWDWNHYIVHIIYAQWVAYFVLTGWMLRKRIAKLFDKTENLSPTEKPILSIFFGNAVILIAYLIVFFWSFSSVYITGAIFFSLLLYLNIPLFFSRKRSNTTFLGYAEPERYAKKKIAEDHASSLTDKIHKVITEQELYKNPDLKLNDLAKAVNISGHQLSQLLNDNLGKSFNVYINEYRVARACELIASNNGIKLEEIGYEVGFNAKSTFFTAFKKYRGTTPSLFREGLSTT, via the coding sequence ATGAACCCAGGTCAGCAGATCCTATTCTTTTTCAGCGCACTGGGCGCGTTTAACGGGCTGATTATAAGTTGCTATCTGTTGATTTTTAAAAAGCCAAAAGCGCCTGCATCATACTTTCTGGGGCTGCTGTTGCTGGCTCTTACCATGCGGATCACCAAGGCTGTTTTCAATTATTTTTACCCCGATCTCCCACGGATTTATCTTCAAATCGGACTTTCAGGTTGCTTTTTAATCGGTCCTTCACTTTTTTATTTCACCAGGGCGGCACTCGAAAACACGGTTAAGACACCAGTTCGATGGAAGTATATTTATTGTGCCTGGCTGGTGGGAATCACTATTTTAGGGATATTAATTCCTTATCAAAGCCATCCCTGGGATTGGAACCATTACATTGTTCATATCATTTACGCACAATGGGTTGCCTATTTTGTTCTGACCGGATGGATGCTCAGAAAGCGGATCGCAAAGCTGTTTGACAAAACCGAAAATCTCTCGCCCACGGAGAAGCCGATCCTTTCAATCTTTTTCGGAAATGCGGTTATTTTGATCGCCTATCTCATCGTCTTTTTCTGGTCATTCAGCAGCGTATACATTACCGGCGCTATATTCTTTTCATTGCTGCTTTACCTGAATATTCCGCTGTTTTTTAGCCGAAAAAGGTCAAATACAACATTCCTGGGTTATGCAGAACCGGAGCGTTATGCCAAAAAGAAGATCGCCGAAGATCATGCATCGAGCCTTACGGACAAGATTCATAAAGTCATCACAGAACAGGAACTTTACAAAAATCCTGACCTGAAATTGAATGATCTGGCCAAGGCGGTTAACATTTCCGGGCATCAGCTTTCGCAGCTGCTTAACGACAATCTGGGCAAAAGTTTCAATGTTTATATCAATGAATATCGTGTTGCCAGAGCTTGTGAGTTGATCGCGAGCAACAACGGAATCAAGCTCGAAGAGATCGGTTACGAGGTTGGCTTTAATGCAAAGTCTACGTTTTTCACCGCATTTAAAAAATACCGCGGAACCACGCCCAGCTTGTTTAGAGAAGGATTATCAACCACTTAA
- a CDS encoding DoxX family membrane protein, whose translation MKNSLSLFDRFDKLDTSINKWLVANSINILRFTMGIVFVAFGVLKFFTGISPIESLATRTTSELTLGVFTGHNAMVFVATLECLIGFCFLTGMFLRVGVWLLALQMVGAMSPLFLYPSELFSGTMHAPTLEAQYIIKDIILIAAGMVIASTWTGARIVARPQGFRATLSKRVAGVYRDVSTVPYA comes from the coding sequence ATGAAGAATTCACTCAGCCTTTTTGACCGCTTTGATAAACTTGACACATCCATTAACAAATGGCTGGTAGCCAATAGCATTAACATTCTTCGCTTTACGATGGGGATTGTTTTTGTTGCTTTTGGCGTGCTCAAATTTTTTACGGGAATAAGTCCAATCGAATCACTGGCAACCCGCACAACCTCTGAGCTTACCTTGGGTGTTTTCACAGGGCATAATGCAATGGTTTTTGTTGCTACCCTTGAATGCCTGATCGGCTTCTGCTTTTTAACGGGTATGTTCCTGCGGGTAGGGGTATGGCTGCTTGCGCTTCAAATGGTGGGCGCTATGTCCCCGTTATTCCTTTATCCTTCTGAGCTTTTCTCTGGCACAATGCATGCGCCGACCTTGGAAGCCCAATACATCATCAAAGATATTATCCTGATAGCTGCCGGCATGGTAATCGCATCAACGTGGACCGGAGCGCGAATCGTTGCGAGGCCACAAGGATTTAGGGCTACGCTAAGCAAAAGAGTTGCGGGGGTATATCGGGACGTATCTACTGTTCCATATGCTTAG
- a CDS encoding transposase, with the protein MEKNRIKKNMLAKDAIRLYKDEDLAIEAFKEYRLQKGILCKKCGGSHHYWLASKQQFQCKTCRFRTTLQSGTLLEGSKLPISYFFLALYLLKNSQRDLSVAEFQIETGHKYSEPLYDFLRKVKVYLKTEDQNSILITFLEVASASLHNSSADNL; encoded by the coding sequence TTGGAAAAGAATAGAATCAAGAAAAATATGCTTGCGAAGGATGCGATAAGACTTTACAAAGACGAGGACCTTGCCATTGAAGCCTTTAAAGAGTATCGACTTCAAAAAGGGATCTTATGCAAAAAATGCGGTGGGTCCCACCATTATTGGCTGGCTTCCAAACAACAATTTCAATGCAAAACATGCAGGTTTCGCACTACACTTCAGAGTGGGACGCTACTGGAAGGTAGCAAACTTCCTATTTCGTATTTTTTTCTGGCTTTGTACCTGCTTAAAAATAGCCAGAGAGACCTGTCTGTGGCCGAATTCCAAATTGAAACGGGTCATAAGTACAGTGAGCCGCTCTACGATTTTCTGCGCAAAGTAAAGGTGTATCTCAAAACGGAAGATCAGAATTCAATACTAATAACCTTCCTGGAAGTCGCCAGCGCCTCCTTGCACAACAGCTCTGCGGATAACCTTTGA